The sequence AATTGGACTCTTTCTAAACATTTTCTTGCAGAAGCACGATTTACAGAATCTAAGGTAGTTCTTGAGAAGAACAACATGAAAGCCACTAAAGTGGAGGCTTCTTTCACATATTAGGCACACCATAGTCATTATCAAGGAATTCAATGAAGGCAGCCAAAACACATCTTACTCCAAGTTACCAACATAGTCTGATTCAATCAAGACAACAAAGAGTAGCCCACTCTGCTCCCTGAATATGATGACACAAAGAAAATCCCCATgtcaaaatacaataataaaacaCCCTCCATATTCTAACTCTCCTACTCATTATCATCGGCAAAGCATTAAGGAAATAAGTTGCATCATAAATTGACATCAATTTTTGAGCTACTTTGACCCTCTTagtaatatcaataaaattgcAGCTTAACCTGGTTTAAACCCATAATAACTCAATAACTCATGTATCTCCTaattcatcctttccaaattcttatgcataaaaattctttaagacACAAAGAACAAAGACGTGATTAGCCAACTCCATGCTTCCTGGTTAACCATGTAGATTGCATTTCACAGTTAAGAGTGCCAGACAACATAGAAAGGTTAAAATCACAGGACTGAAAAGAATTAGAGGTCAATGAGGAAATTGCCCATAGAATTAGAGAAGGATTCATGAAAGAAGATGTACCTCTGGGTTGATATGAGATCACACAATACCAATCAAGTTAAAGGTGAAATTTTACAGGATATTAATGAGGCTAGTTAAGCTTTATGGAAGAGAATGTTGGGAaagaaacattttaaaaatatgagatGAGCCAAAATGAGGATGTTATAATAGAAGTGGCAATACAAGGAAAGATGGAATAAGATATGCATCACCCTTGAGAAGCTTGAGTTGCCATCATTGAGGACAGGATGAGGTGCAACAGAGGCCAACAAAGGAACCAGAACAGAGTAAGTGAACTGCACAATAACCATAATGCAAAAGGAAAAGATGAAAGCCAAAAAAGACCAAAAACTGATATGGTGAGTATAGGCATGGACCTATACAGAACAAATGATGAAATGGGATGGCCAACTGAAAACCAATTAGGAAATAGAGGCCTAATTTAGTCAAATTGCAGTCATTTCTATACTATACAATTGATAAAATTGCAATCTAAATAATTATCGTATGTTAGAACTCCAACAGATTTCTTTCATATTATAAGGCTACCAAAACACCAGTAATATCTCCACAAGAGAAAGGCATTTCCTTCCCAAAAGTCAATTGTTTCACCAtcttctctttcaattttttattgctTTGCTCTTAAGGACGACTGACATCCTAAACTTCAAAATCATAGAAGAGGGTACATAAGACTGATATCCTAAGAGTCGAAATGATAGAAGACAAGTACATGAGATTGAATATCAACAAGAAGTCAAGATTTGAGTCTACAGACAACAggtgaaattatatttttctattttttagaacctCATACTGCCACAGACATCTCCAGGTGacatattactatttttataatAAGGTTATAATTTTACTCATATTTTTCCGTACCTGCTATATGATTTCTATGCTCTTAAAGGCAGAATTATTGTCAATGCAATTATGATATGGCTTCAATAAAATCTGTACAAAAAGGTGGAAACATCCATTTGCAACCAACAAAACTTAACTTACCAAATATACAAACATTCGTATGCATATGTTTCATCCAATTCTCAGGGTCAGGATATCATAGAGTAGGCATCATGTGGTGCATCCCAAAAACAATTTGAACATgggtatataatttttttttgataggtaaatagaGCTTGAAATAGAAGGGCCTAGAAGCGGCAAAAACAGTACACACAAAGAATACAATCAAAACGCCAAAAAAGCTAggcaaagaagacaaaaaaaaacctttcccCTAGCTAGACATATAGCCATTCCATAAAGTCAATCATAGACAAAGTATGATCCTCTATAAACACCCTAGCCCAATTTACAAGGGTATACAAAAAGGAATGTTTTAAAGCTTGGTTTGACCGTTCAATATCATTGAACGCTCTTTCATTATATACCCATTTGAACATGGGTATATAATGAACCATGTAGAGCCCAAACTCTAAAGAATTTACTGGACACAGATTGGTTTATGCTTAACGGACATGGCTAAACACTCGGACCCAAGTCAAGCAGTAAACTAGCTCTTCTCATATCACAGAGTCGTATCctcagcattttttttttatctgtgATGATTATTTTAGGAATTCAGCGGGTTGGTAAATTCCACCGGCAAAAAATTAGTAGAAAGTTGAGCCACTTACTCCATTGTTATAATAAAGCTGTGAAGATGAAGGTTTGCATTCATGcctatttaaaaatttcttcaatcaTGTAAACAGACTGTCAATCATGTTAGGAATTTCTTGTTTTAGCAAGTTCTGCTAACAAAAGTGGTAATACCATCGAGtaacttcaattttttgtttttgtcaaaattttgaagatgaGCTCTTCTTGCATCTGGACAATTTAAAGGCTTTTCAGCTTCACCAAATGACACCCACATTCAAGACTCAAGTATGAGTATTCTGAAGAAATTCAGTTCATCCTATGGTGGGTAACAAACTTGTTAGTCAATAGTGCAGATTGTGTATTCaatcaagaaaaggaaaatcatgAAATCAATTCAAACATTTGAAAGGCACATGAATCAACAACTGAAAATTTAATGGACACTAGATAAGGATTTGCTATGTAACACTGAGCACTGACTAAACTTGTAAGCCTTAACTTTCACCATGTGTGAGTCAACAGATGAAGATTTGCAGACTCCGGATTAGGATTCACTGTTTAAAATTAAGCATTAACTTTTACCATGTAAGGTTTAACTTGGAGATGGTCTCATGCAATTTCAGGGAGTTTTTCATGTAAAGAAAATGCACCTATTAATTGTTAGTGAAAACTTTAGGATTATATTAAGTAAATCAAATCTAAACATATCTTTGATATATCTACCCCAAAATGGTTGATCTAGTTCAGTGTTGTTTTTGTTGCACTTAATAGTTGGTCAAATGGCTATTCTTAAGATCTTGACTTAGACCATGTATTAACTAAAGTTGGTAGATTAGGTTATGTAGATTCGACAATTGAATTGATTGTCGCACCTATTCAAGCCCCTCTAGGTCCCTAATCTATATCCATAGGATTTCTAATCATGTGTCAAATGCATTATCtaaagaaaacatttatttaaaattcaaagcatgCAGAGGTATGCCAAGCACTATTCCAGGCAAATCAAAACATGACTGTTCAATACCAACTTGGCACAAAAAGAAGTGTCCATGCTACCTACTAAAATCACAAGGCAGGCCCTAAGAGGTGAACTTGCTCATGTTCTTTTAGACAAACCCAAGAAATAAATCCATTAGCCTTAGTTGGGATACATGCCAAAggattttccctttttctttccttttctttctgttAGATAGCCAAATACCAGAGGAAATATTATCTCCTCTTCATTAGATCTACCAGTGGCAAGGCTTACAAAGCCAGCACTCTCATTCACCTTTCAGTCTACCAAACAAAAGATGCCAACTAAAGTAGGCTTTAACTTACAAAACGGTCAGATAAGGTATGCTAAAACTACATAAATAGGctttagaacaaaaattctTCTCACATAAATTTTGGAGCTGCTGCACAGAAAGAAAAGTTTCAGAATAGCATAGTTGCAACTTGCAAGTCTTAAATCACCCAACACAATAACACTTGAAGCAGACACAAATCAGCAAGAAACTGTTTTAATGCTTAAAACATCAACATCATCAAGCATCATGCATTCTCAAATCAACAGAATTACAGTGCAGCATCTAAAGGGAGGCTGAGAAACGCATGTGCTACATATTATAAAGCCATGATAGGCCGTAAAAGGCAGACTCACTAATGCTCCACTGTTAGATAAATCTCAAAATGAAAGCCAACGGCACCTTTTAAACCAGAAGAACGATATCTTCCCCCcaattgattattttgaagAGCAAGTCTTGCTACCCATCAGTGGCAATCTTACCGCAAGGAATTAGTATTACAGAAGCTCTGTTGTACTAATAAGTAAATGCAAATTTCGCTAAACTACAACCCAATCAGAAACATACTCAAGCATTCTAAGAGcagaaaaaaatcaagtaaaataTCTCATCTCCATAAAGAACTCCACATAAACTTTAGCTACATAGAGAATGATCtgcaaaaaaatataattagccCACAACTGATGTAGAGTATGTATACATGAACTAACACAGATAAGTAAGCAATGAGGGGAAATTCCTGATTGGACATTTTAATAGGAAATTCAACCAATGAGATAACGTTAgaagtggaaaagaaaaaaccactACAAGAATTGTAAATCCTTCATACTGTTCATGCACATAGCAATCACTAAAGGTATCACTTTAGTCATGTTGAAAACTGGGAAAACAGATACATGGGCAATtaactcaaataataatataacacAAGAAGGTTTCAAGTGTATCGTTGCCACACACCACACAAGCCAATTTTTTCAAAACGAGAATTGGCAGGGACAAATATTAAACCACCAGACACCTGGCAACAGGGTATTACGAGTCCAACCCCACAAAGAAAATCCACATTTAATATGCTAATAAAAGCTACTAATCTGTCTTTAGCACATGACTATTAAGTCTTGCATCTAATTATGTTCAGAAGAAAGTAGAAGGAAAGCAATAGGGAATATTGTTCCCTCCTACCCCAACTAGTGTAACTTACTTTTGCCATCCGGAAGCCGCACTCCGTATGTGGGGCCAACAGAAATCAGAAAGTATAATATATCCACTGTAGCACTCTGATGAAGAGAAACTGAGAAGTGAGAACATAAATGTGGGGTCTCATAAGAACTGCCAAAGAAAGATGAACAGCATAGCATCACTCTGATGGCAAGCGTCTCCTCTTCCCATAATCACCATCCCTTGAGCGAGACCTATGATCTTCATCTGCCACAGCCCGGGACCTGCTCCGAGATCTCGAAGAAGATTGTCCTCTGTCCCAATCATCCTCATTATTGAAGTCACGTTCACGTTGTCGATGGTCACGATATCCATCTTTTTCTTCCCGGTACCTGTGATCCTTATCTGACCTCTCCCAGTCTTGCTCCCTCTCATCACGATGCCTCCTCTCAGAGTTCCCTGACCAGTCACGCTCAGAACCCCTTTCCTTTTCCCGGGAGGCAGTATTTGACCTTCCAACTTTTTCATGGTTCACCTCTCCATACCCATAGTCAGAAGCACCATCATCTCCACCATAACTTGACTCCCTAGTCCTTCGGCCATGTTCCTCTCCTCCCCATCCACCCATACTCGTGTCAGTCCACATTCCTGCATGGTGCCCATCCATTCCAGTAGCACCCATCATTCCCATTCCATTGGCTGCCATTCCCCGGCCAAAGAAGGCAGGGTTGACATGAGGGGCCACCCCTGCAAGTCCCATTGTATTAACAGCTGGAAATGAAGGTACCATCCCAGGAAAAGCAGAACCAGAGAACCCTCCATAAGCACCTCCTCGACCCATATATGTTGGATCAAATCCAGAACCCATCATACCCTGAGGATGCATCAAACCACCAGCAGGACCTCCAAATGTGGGACCTGCAAGACCTTGCCCATACCCTCCTCCACTGGCACCAACACCAGCAGTGTTTCCAACCATGTTCTTTGCTCCCACAGCACCCCCTCTTCCCCTCATTGGTCCTCCACCCCCAGGGCCTCTGTTGAGTATTCCCTGCCCTCCACGGCCCCAACCACCTCTTCCATAGTTCCTCCCACCATCTCCTCCTTGCATATTCATCCCACCACCTCTTCCCACCCCATCATTCATAGGCCTCCTTCCCTGAGACTGAGATTGGGCTTGAGTTTTGTTCATATAAGAAGCTCCCATCTGCTTCAAAGTCTGTGGAGAAGCAAAGGCTACCACACAAGCTCGGCCATTGAAAATATAACCATTCATTCCTTCTTTACATGCGGCTGCAGCAGAAGCGtcatagaactcaacttgacaATAGCCTTTGGATTTACCACTAGCTCTCTCATCAAAGAACTTAATCTCCTTCACCCTTCCATATTGAGATAACACACTTTCAAGTTCTGCATCAGTTGTCCACCAATGTAGTTCTCCTACAAAGAGCATGGTTGCACCATTATCCACAGCTGGCCggatttgattttcattaaCCATTGGACGGTTCACATTCACATTCATTCCCATTTGGTTACTCAACATCTGTGGAACACCTCTAGGACCACCAGTTCCAGAATTCAGGACTGGTGTGGACTCATTAGCAATTTTTCCATGCACATCACTTGGTTCTGCCCCAGTCTTTTGGGGAATTGGAGTCGATCCTTGAAATCCCAAATTTCTGACTTGAGTATCATGAGTCATCTCCAAAACCCTTCCCTTCTGTGAAACTGAAGGCCCATCTAAGTGGCTAGTAGATCCCATTTCCGGCCCCTTAACAGCCATTGGCCCTTCCTTCTTCTCATGGAAATGGGGATTAGAATACTTCCCTTCAATTGAAACTCCTGGGATGATCAGCCCCTGTGAAGTGCCAGCTTCTACTTTTTGTGGTGGGACATCGGTTTTATGAGCTTGGAACGGCCCACCAGCCATAACACCTGATGGTGCTGGTGCTTCAGATCGGTGCATCTGCAGAAAACCCTCTCCAACATTAACATCATTGTAAAGATCATCATATTCATCGTCTTCCCCCATCAGCTCATCATCTGCAAGCGCAGAAATGGCTCCACCTCCCTGAAATGGCATCTTCTGAGCCCCTCCATATTCCTCATCTTCATAATCTAATTGCTCTTCAGCCATTGGATCCATGTAGGCTggtttaaataaatcaaaatacagAAAACTTACTTGTCATGGacatttatttcttatatggAGATACAGAATACTATATAGCATAGAACAATTAAAATAACacactaaaattttataattaatatatccATTCCGAAAACTAGAAAATTAAACCAATCTAAAGATCTTAAGCACATAAATGAGAAATACAGGCCAAATATGgaaattaatatattcataaagcacaacaaatcaaactagaaaaataaattagtaaacaACAACTGTGAAGATCTTAGGCAGCTTAAAACAAAGAGATCTAAAGCCTGCTAAAAGAACAGACTAACATATGGAGAGATCTTTCTGCAACCCATCAAAACAAAACAGCTTCCATCGGCCACCTAAGAAGAACAATATCAACGAAGAAATATTCCCCAGCTCATAAAATCATACCAATCAAAAGAAACATCAAACCCAAGTCCTAAAATAACGAAAAATGAATTACAAATCTCCAAGACCCAccttgtaaaattataaaaatcgaGACAAGTAGCAGTTACCTCTATCATAAACCCacgaaaaaacaaataaatttccaatACCCACCTCGTAAAACCATAGAATCATAACTTGTATCAGACACCCACGTCGTACAATTACGAAAAAGCAGATATGGAGAGCTAATACCCACCTCGTAATTTCACAAATTAGACCGAAATAACCAGAAAACACCGGCTCACAAACTCACAATATTGCAAATAAATGTCAAATCCATAGCTAAATAacacaaattttaaatcaaaaatgatcaaattgtCTGAAAATGAATTTCTTATAGGATTCCTTACTCTTCGGTCTGTTCCACCGCGGTCAGCGAAACACGCAGGTGAGCTCTTTCCCTTTTccgtttttccctttttttcgtTCCCTGGCTTAATCCATCTCTTTAGTTGTTTGTACAGTGATGTACCTTTTTGGATCGAATCGGACTCTCCTTGATTCAATCTGAAgcttataaaataatgtttaatttcttctaatttctaatttaagTATTTAATCTTGTACTCTACCGTTCTAatcatatcatttttcttattaatttaacctcatattttaatattcttaggcTTACTTTTTTTCTAGCCCCGTATGTTAAAGAGTGTGGACCGATTTTAGCTAATGAAATCATTgaaatgtttattatatttttcatttttatggcaaatataaatttattatttaaaaattaaagtcatGAATGTGCAATTTATGTACAATCAGCTGTTTCATCTGcgtttttattacaaattttagaATCATTTCTTGGAACATTTAAAAGTTTCTTACAACAACAATTAAAGACGATCATAAATGTGAAATacagtataaaaaaaaaattagaataatgcTTTTAAAAGGTATTTTTAATTCATACATCTGTAAAATTCCCACCCCTATTGACAATTCTATGCCCAGGAATCTGATAAAGAGTCTTGTTAAACGATCATTTGCAACATTGGAAATAGTTGTGtagataaagataaaatatttccaCAAAGTCGATTCTTAAGTCaaatgtatattaaattaatttgagagAAATAGTACAAATTGATAGACTCTGCTTTCTACGAAGCTGGCAGTCGGCAATCTTTCTATCCAGGGAATTTCTCGAGTCGAAACAAAACAACTAGGGTAACAAGAAGTCAAGGCCCAAGGGTTCAAAGACTTTGCTAGGCATATGTGGATCTCATTTAAAATTGCCCACGGTTGGGAATTCAATTGCATTTCAGAGTAGTTGGAAGCTGGAACCCTGCACGCACAACAGCATATGAATCATTCATACCAGAGACTGCTCTTCATGCTGCCTCCAGGCTCCGACCATCTCAACCTCAATTGGATGATATTCCTTTATACCTCATAACATATGAATGAGTACATGAAAACCCACATGTACTTCCACAAGCCTACCAGCCTAGGCAGTGGAATTGGATTGGATGAGAATAGGgggcttttgaaaaaaaatatacacacatatatcactactttttaaaaaaatgaaaatttaataacaCTTTCCAAACTACAGATACCCATTAATAGATTATCCTTTGAAGGTGTTTTCAAAAGACAAGTTCCTATTTCATTCCTCTCAACTGctgtataaaaatattttttaaccatcacattttaaaaacattgttgTGTTTTTGCTTTCGAGTCTCGAGATTAGGAAGTGCTTACCTTCTGGTAGAAATGCCAGGTACTTGTCAAACCTAGTAAGTTCAGATCAGAGAGTAGTTTTATTCCTACAAATCCTTGATATAGTGCCCAGCCCCAGAGTAAAAAAAACTTCAAGATTTCCACACGTTTTCCTTTTTATCCCTTGAAATCATCTTCAGATGGTGGCTACAAACATACAACCAAGTGACCAACCAACCTATCATGATAAAAACCTGTTTGACAGAGAGAGTTGCAACAAAGTTCCAATATTAAGGTTACAAGCTAACCAAAAATTCAGTATTGGATCCAAATAAATCAAGCTCTATAATTCAAAATGTTTCTTCTCTAGCTCCTTGATTTCAATCCAAATAAATTGAACCTACCACctgaaaatataaatcaatggAACAATCACTCCAACAAAGAAAAGGCTTTTAtcaaactccaactaagctgaACACTAAAAATGCAATTCAGCTTAGTTAATGTCAACCTAAATAATGACTCTTTGTATCTGATTGTGAACTGTTAGCTGGGGGCTCAGCACCACAAGTGGTAAGAGTCCCATTAGCTGCAAAGAGAAGAACCTGTAGCTCCCTAATGAAAGAATACAAGAAATCCATTTTCTTACAGATGAGACCAAAAGCCTATTTTACACCACCTGTCACAAGCTAACCTATAAATGCACATGAAAGCTGAGTGAATATCAGAAGCCAGATGTGAATTGAGGTGCACATTGGAGGAGGAAATGACAAGCCATTCCTTCA is a genomic window of Vitis riparia cultivar Riparia Gloire de Montpellier isolate 1030 chromosome 1, EGFV_Vit.rip_1.0, whole genome shotgun sequence containing:
- the LOC117914101 gene encoding cleavage and polyadenylation specificity factor subunit 6 isoform X1; protein product: MVLRAYMDPMAEEQLDYEDEEYGGAQKMPFQGGGAISALADDELMGEDDEYDDLYNDVNVGEGFLQMHRSEAPAPSGVMAGGPFQAHKTDVPPQKVEAGTSQGLIIPGVSIEGKYSNPHFHEKKEGPMAVKGPEMGSTSHLDGPSVSQKGRVLEMTHDTQVRNLGFQGSTPIPQKTGAEPSDVHGKIANESTPVLNSGTGGPRGVPQMLSNQMGMNVNVNRPMVNENQIRPAVDNGATMLFVGELHWWTTDAELESVLSQYGRVKEIKFFDERASGKSKGYCQVEFYDASAAAACKEGMNGYIFNGRACVVAFASPQTLKQMGASYMNKTQAQSQSQGRRPMNDGVGRGGGMNMQGGDGGRNYGRGGWGRGGQGILNRGPGGGGPMRGRGGAVGAKNMVGNTAGVGASGGGYGQGLAGPTFGGPAGGLMHPQGMMGSGFDPTYMGRGGAYGGFSGSAFPGMVPSFPAVNTMGLAGVAPHVNPAFFGRGMAANGMGMMGATGMDGHHAGMWTDTSMGGWGGEEHGRRTRESSYGGDDGASDYGYGEVNHEKVGRSNTASREKERGSERDWSGNSERRHRDEREQDWERSDKDHRYREEKDGYRDHRQRERDFNNEDDWDRGQSSSRSRSRSRAVADEDHRSRSRDGDYGKRRRLPSE
- the LOC117914101 gene encoding cleavage and polyadenylation specificity factor subunit 6 isoform X2, with the protein product MDPMAEEQLDYEDEEYGGAQKMPFQGGGAISALADDELMGEDDEYDDLYNDVNVGEGFLQMHRSEAPAPSGVMAGGPFQAHKTDVPPQKVEAGTSQGLIIPGVSIEGKYSNPHFHEKKEGPMAVKGPEMGSTSHLDGPSVSQKGRVLEMTHDTQVRNLGFQGSTPIPQKTGAEPSDVHGKIANESTPVLNSGTGGPRGVPQMLSNQMGMNVNVNRPMVNENQIRPAVDNGATMLFVGELHWWTTDAELESVLSQYGRVKEIKFFDERASGKSKGYCQVEFYDASAAAACKEGMNGYIFNGRACVVAFASPQTLKQMGASYMNKTQAQSQSQGRRPMNDGVGRGGGMNMQGGDGGRNYGRGGWGRGGQGILNRGPGGGGPMRGRGGAVGAKNMVGNTAGVGASGGGYGQGLAGPTFGGPAGGLMHPQGMMGSGFDPTYMGRGGAYGGFSGSAFPGMVPSFPAVNTMGLAGVAPHVNPAFFGRGMAANGMGMMGATGMDGHHAGMWTDTSMGGWGGEEHGRRTRESSYGGDDGASDYGYGEVNHEKVGRSNTASREKERGSERDWSGNSERRHRDEREQDWERSDKDHRYREEKDGYRDHRQRERDFNNEDDWDRGQSSSRSRSRSRAVADEDHRSRSRDGDYGKRRRLPSE